A single region of the Shinella sp. PSBB067 genome encodes:
- a CDS encoding aspartate/glutamate racemase family protein, translating into MRIFWQSFVDTHTGASYLERLARYLNGIAAAGTEVSVFGMSPPDRDFGRLSELRCGLQAIDAALAAEDQGYDCFVMGHFQDPCLYDIRSAVRIPAIGTGEATLLAASQLGRRIGLVTLDPAFETMHREQADLYGLGDRVKFVAGLGLTPGDFDQAFAGDAIKKAELLDAFSGIAKPMVEAGADVIVPAGVLPGLLVGGERGFRVGHAPVVNCAAVALKAAEMWVQLRMLSDLEPSRGPSFKLANERARRDFRTLMAHGAASLAST; encoded by the coding sequence GTGAGGATTTTCTGGCAGAGTTTTGTCGATACGCATACCGGCGCGTCCTACCTGGAGAGGCTGGCGCGGTATCTCAACGGCATCGCCGCGGCCGGAACAGAGGTCTCGGTTTTCGGCATGAGCCCGCCCGACCGCGACTTCGGCCGCCTGAGCGAGCTGCGCTGCGGGCTTCAGGCGATAGACGCGGCGCTGGCTGCGGAAGACCAGGGCTACGATTGTTTCGTCATGGGGCATTTTCAGGATCCGTGCCTCTACGACATCCGTTCCGCCGTCCGGATTCCCGCCATCGGCACCGGGGAGGCGACGCTCCTGGCCGCCTCGCAACTGGGCCGGCGGATCGGGCTCGTCACCCTCGATCCGGCCTTCGAAACCATGCATCGCGAGCAGGCCGACCTTTACGGACTGGGTGATCGCGTGAAATTCGTCGCAGGGCTTGGTCTTACGCCGGGTGATTTCGACCAGGCCTTCGCAGGCGACGCGATCAAGAAGGCGGAACTGCTCGATGCCTTCTCCGGCATCGCGAAGCCGATGGTCGAGGCCGGCGCGGACGTCATCGTCCCGGCCGGCGTACTGCCGGGGCTGCTCGTTGGCGGAGAGCGCGGCTTTCGCGTCGGTCATGCCCCCGTGGTCAATTGCGCGGCCGTCGCCCTGAAGGCTGCGGAAATGTGGGTCCAGCTACGCATGCTGAGCGATCTCGAGCCAAGCCGCGGCCCCTCTTTCAAACTGGCGAACGAGCGCGCGAGAAGAGATTTCCGAACCCTGATGGCGCATGGAGCGGCATCCCTTGCATCCACCTAG
- a CDS encoding organic hydroperoxide resistance protein, translating into MTDKLVYTAHVTATGGRDGKIRSDDGNLEVKLTIPPEFGGPGGAGTNPEQLFAAGYSACFLSATKLSARLGKVSLPEDPTIDASVGVLAGEDGYRLTAELRISIPGVEREVAERLVADAHRRCPFSKATRGNMDVVLTVL; encoded by the coding sequence ATGACCGACAAACTCGTATACACAGCACACGTTACCGCGACCGGCGGCCGCGACGGGAAGATCCGCAGCGATGACGGAAACCTTGAGGTGAAGCTCACCATACCCCCGGAATTCGGCGGGCCCGGCGGGGCCGGCACCAATCCCGAGCAGCTTTTCGCCGCCGGCTATTCGGCCTGCTTCCTGAGCGCCACCAAGCTTTCAGCCCGGCTGGGCAAGGTGTCCCTTCCCGAAGACCCGACGATCGACGCCAGCGTCGGCGTCCTCGCGGGCGAGGATGGCTACAGGCTGACCGCTGAACTTCGCATTTCGATCCCGGGCGTCGAACGCGAGGTCGCCGAGCGCCTCGTCGCCGATGCGCACCGGCGTTGCCCGTTTTCAAAGGCGACGCGCGGCAACATGGATGTGGTGCTGACCGTCCTTTAA